A DNA window from Actinokineospora baliensis contains the following coding sequences:
- a CDS encoding YciI family protein yields the protein MVLGKATAESEAGQLPTTEAMVAMGRYQEELVKAGVLLSADGLHPSSRGAKVRFDGDDRTVVDGPFTETKEVIAGYSILEVASLAEAIEWVKRSPNVSPGQVGEVEIRQIFTAEDFADVATDEVRAFADGVGEQGQES from the coding sequence ATGGTGTTGGGGAAGGCGACGGCGGAGTCGGAGGCTGGGCAGCTGCCGACCACCGAGGCGATGGTGGCGATGGGGCGCTACCAGGAGGAGTTGGTCAAGGCCGGGGTGCTGCTCTCGGCCGACGGGCTGCACCCGAGTTCCAGGGGCGCCAAGGTCCGGTTCGACGGCGATGACCGGACGGTGGTGGACGGGCCGTTCACCGAGACCAAGGAGGTGATCGCGGGGTACTCGATCCTGGAGGTGGCGTCGCTGGCGGAGGCCATCGAGTGGGTGAAGCGGTCCCCCAACGTCTCGCCGGGGCAGGTCGGCGAGGTGGAGATCCGGCAGATCTTCACCGCGGAGGACTTCGCCGACGTCGCCACCGACGAGGTGCGCGCGTTCGCCGACGGGGTGGGCGAGCAGGGGCAGGAGAGCTGA